Proteins from a genomic interval of Gossypium hirsutum isolate 1008001.06 chromosome A09, Gossypium_hirsutum_v2.1, whole genome shotgun sequence:
- the LOC107888680 gene encoding DNA (cytosine-5)-methyltransferase DRM1, with protein MDQNGSGGDADNFDWDTEDELEIDNYAIASRSGVSLTNGEAVLGTAEVSSSADSPNSKLIDHFVGMGFSQELVTKAIEENGEENSNLILEALLQYSASSLASSSNSKLIDHFVGMGFSEEMVLKAVQENGEGNTDTILETLLTYSALEKSAPVQQHADSDDFSSDYEGNFLDDFTDIDSSSDTEEIINPGSDEESKLLYLTKMGYSEAEASVAMERCGPDSSIAELTDFICAAQMAKAADALFPVEDRKPFCNGSNYNKRRNLGYDLWKRKKQMKLEKKLLNEVDDALHLPNPMIGFGVPTEPDLITQRTLPEAAVGPPYFYYENVALAPKGVWSTISRFLYDVEPEFVDSKFFCAAARKRGYIHNLPIENRFPLLPFPPRTIHEAFPLTRKWWPSWDPRTKLNCIQTCTASARLTERIRKALEAYDGEPPLNVQKYVLDECRKWNLVWVGRNKVAPLEADEVEMLLGFPKNHTRGGGMSRTDRYKSLGNSFQVDTVAYHLSVLKDMFPGGINLLSLFSGIGGAEVALHRLGIPLKNVVSVEISEVNRNIVRGWWEQTNQRGTLIDIADVQELNGDRLEQLMSRFGGFDLVVGGSPCNNLAGSNRHHRDGLEGKESSLFFDYCRILDLVRCMQRNQ; from the exons ATG GATCAAAATGGTTCTGGTGGTGATGCTGATAATTTTGACTGGGATACCGAAGATGAGCTGGAAATTGATAATTATGCAATCGCCTCTCGCTCAGGAGTGTCACTTACCAATGGGGAAGCTGTTTTAGGCACAGCAGAG GTGAGCTCGTCTGCAGATTCTCCTAATTCCAAGTTAATTGACCATTTTGTTGGGATGGGGTTCTCCCAGGAACTTGTTACGAAAGCAATTGAGGAAAATG GAGAGGAGAATTCAAATTTGATACTTGAAGCTCTTCTTCAGTACTCT GCAAGCTCGTTGGCTAGTTCTTCCAATTCCAAGTTGATTGATCATTTTGTTGGGATGGGATTCTCTGAAGAAATGGTTCTCAAAGCGGTTCAAGAAAATG GAGAGGGGAATACAGATACCATATTGGAGACTCTATTGACATATTCG GCTCTTGAAAAGTCTGCTCCTGTGCAACAACATGCTGATTCTGATGACTTCTCGTCAGATTATGAAGGGAATTTTTTGGATGATTTCACAGATATTGATAGTTCTTCTGATACCGAG GAAATAATTAATCCTGGTTCTGACGAGGAGAGTAAATTGTTGTACTTGACAAAAATGGGGTACTCAGAGGCTGAGGCTTCAGTAGCCATGGAGAGATGTG GTCCAGACTCATCAATTGCAGAGCTGACAGACTTTATATGTGCCGCTCAAATGGCTAAGGCTGCTGATGCACTTTTCCCTGTTGAAGACAGG AAGCCATTCTGCAACGGCTCTAATTACAATAAAAGGCGAAACTTGGGCTATGATTTGTGGAAAAGGAAGAAGCAGATGAAGCTTGAAAAGAAGCTTCTTAATGAAGTTGATGATGCCCTTCATCTTCCTAATCCTATGATTGGTTTTGGGGTCCCAACTGAACCAGATCTGATAACTCAAAGAACACTTCCAGAAGCTGCTGTTGGGCCTCCTTATTTCTACTATGAGAATGTGGCACTTGCTCCAAAAGGCGTTTGGAGCACCATTTCACGGTTCTTATATGATGTGGAACCAGAGTTTGTTGATTCCAAGTTTTTTTGTGCTGCTGCTCGGAAAAGGGGCTATATTCATAATCTGCCAATTGAGAACAGATTTCCCCTTCTTCCATTTCCTCCACGCACCATACATGAAGCTTTTCCGTTGACAAGGAAATGGTGGCCTTCCTGGGACCCAAGAACAAAATTGAACTGCATACAAACATGTACAGCGAGTGCGAGATTGACAGAAAGGATCCGCAAGGCTCTTGAAGCTTATGATGGTGAGCCACCTTTGAATGTCCAGAAATACGTTCTTGATGAGTGCAGAAAGTGGAATCTAGTATGGGTTGGAAGGAATAAGGTTGCTCCACTTGAAGCTGATGAGGTGGAAATGCTTCTGGGTTTCCCTAAAAACCATACACGAGGAGGAGGAATGAGTCGGACAGATAGGTATAAATCACTTGGCAATTCATTCCAG GTCGACACAGTGGCTTATCATCTTTCAGTTTTGAAAGACATGTTCCCTGGTGGTATCAATCTTCTCTCTCTTTTCTCTGGGATTGGTGGTGCCGAGGTTGCCCTCCACCGGCTTGGAATACCCCTGAAGAATGTTGTATCAGTTGAAATATCGGAGGTGAATAGAAACATAGTAAGGGGTTGGTGGGAGCAAACGAATCAGCGGGGGACTTTGATCGATATAGCAGATGTGCAAGAACTGAATGGTGATCGATTGGAGCAATTGATGAGTAGATTTGGTGGATTTGACCTTGTTGTGGGTGGCAGCCCATGTAACAACCTTGCGGGTAGCAACAGACATCATCGAGATGGACTCGAGGGTAAAGAATCTTCTCTCTTCTTCGATTATTGTCGTATATTAGACTTGGTTAGATGCATGCAAAGGAACCAATGA